The segment TGCGGCGCATAAGAAAGGGCCGTAGGGGATGGGCGTCTGCAAGGCACCACGTTCGTCATCATCGCCTTCTGTCTGTGCCTCGGCCTCTTCTTCGTTCTGGATCGGTTCATATCCGCCGCGCAGGAAGATGATGCTGGTTGCCACCAGACCCAGCCCGCTGAAGATGATCACAAATGGCAGTTGGTCCAGCCCCACCAGCGGCCCGATGAGCAGCATCAGCCAGATGTCGCCTTCGCCCAATCCTTCGATGCCGCGCAGCATCTTGTAGGCCGCGCGGACCGCCCAGAAGCAGCCCGCTCCGGCAGCAGCAGCAAAGCTCGCATCCATGAGTGGAATGTCCAGGAAGAGAGGGGCGCAAACCAGTGCGGCACCCGCGCCAATGAGCATGGGATACAGGGGCAGGAACATGGTGGCCAGATCGATGAATCCAAGGACGATGAGCAGTCCTGAAAAGGCCATGTAGGCCGCCCACTT is part of the Desulfovibrio ferrophilus genome and harbors:
- a CDS encoding prepilin peptidase — protein: MIETAIFNILACILGLILGSFYNVCIHRGITGESVVNPPRSKCPHCGHFLAWWENIPLLSYLILRGRCHSCKAGISMRYPVVEALSAIIALALAVKFGPGAKWAAYMAFSGLLIVLGFIDLATMFLPLYPMLIGAGAALVCAPLFLDIPLMDASFAAAAGAGCFWAVRAAYKMLRGIEGLGEGDIWLMLLIGPLVGLDQLPFVIIFSGLGLVATSIIFLRGGYEPIQNEEEAEAQTEGDDDERGALQTPIPYGPFLCAAAIAAVLIGDEVMRWYIGLL